A single Vespa crabro chromosome 21, iyVesCrab1.2, whole genome shotgun sequence DNA region contains:
- the LOC124431346 gene encoding serine/threonine-protein kinase 32A isoform X3: MGANQSNRSVPTPGEEVNFDHFEILRAIGKGSFGKVCIVQKRDRTGNMYAMKYVHKGECAERGALKNVAREVEILSKLEHPCLVNLWFSFQDEEDLFMVSDLLLGGDLRYHIQQKIEFSEESIVLFVAEIALALDYLQSHKIVHRDIKPDNILLDEEGHARVTDFNIATELEDGQLATSMSGTKPYIAPEIYMCSCEEYGVLGYGFAVDWWSLGILAWETLAGERPYSLHSTTSYREALRILQEERGKPSHWSSAICDLLDRLLTLAPGARVSTLKELKQIAVIRSLDFDKILNKQIKPPFAPPKDHLNCDPTFELEEMIIEAKPLHKKKKRLTKQRSIRAESTADDAVKFAEGDGMDLRRLAFIPEYRVYNREREMERLERERKEKQWEEELNTAMMGADETANRKEEQQQQEQQQRQQQQQQKAQKSGNRLNVSNVKARISASPRLNRRASTATSSDIDYIDASPEPSTS, encoded by the exons atgggggCCAACCAATCGAACAGAAGCGTACCTACTCCAGGAGAAGAAG TGAATTTCGATCACTTTGAAATTCTACGTGCCATAGGCAAAGGAAGTTTCGGAAAG GTTTGCATAGTGCAAAAGAGAGACCGTACAGGCAACATGTATGCGATGAAATACGTCCACAAAGGAGAATGTGCTGAGAGAGGAGCATTAAAAAATGTCGCGAGAGAGGTCGAAATTCTTTCCAAATTGGAACATCCGTGTCTGGTGAATCTGTGGTTCAGTTTCCAAG ACGAAGAGGACCTGTTTATGGTATCGGATTTGTTGTTGGGTGGCGACTTGCGGTATCACATACAACAGAAAATCGAATTCTCCGAGGAAAGCATAGTTCTTTTCGTCGCAGAgatcgctctcgctctcgacTATCTACAAAGTCATAAGATTGTTCACAGAGACATCAAACCTGACAATATCCTGTTGGACGAGGAGG GGCATGCACGCGTGACGGACTTCAATATTGCCACTGAATTGGAGGATGGACAGTTGGCAACTTCGATGTCAGGCACGAAGCCGTACATAG CGCCAGAGATTTACATGTGCTCGTGCGAGGAATACGGTGTCCTTGGCTATGGATTTGCCGTCGATTGGTGGAGTTTGGGAATTCTCGCTTGGGAGACTTTGGCCGGTGAACGTCCTTATTCTCTTCACTCAACGACTTCTTACAGAGAAGCTCTGAGGATTTTGCAG GAAGAAAGGGGAAAGCCATCTCACTGGAGTTCTGCAATATGCGACCTCTTAGACAGATTGTTAACTTTAGCACCAGGTGCTAGGGTCTCGACTTTAAAGGAACTCAAGCAGATTGCAGTGATAAGAAGTTTGgactttgataaaatattgaacAAACAGATAAAACCGCCCTTTGCGCCACCAAAGGATCATCTCAATTGCGATCCCACGTTCGAACTCGAGGAGATGATTATCGAGGCGAAGCCAttgcataagaaaaaaaaacgtttgaCCAAACAAAG ATCCATCAGAGCCGAGTCGACGGCAGACGATGCTGTGAAATTTGCGGAAGGTGACGGTATGGATCTAAGAAGATTGGCCTTTATCCCAGAATATCGCGTGTACAATcgtgaaagagaaatggagagatTGGAGAGGGAACGAAAGGAGAAACAATGGGAGGAGGAACTGAACACTGCCATGATGGGTGCCGATGAGACGGCAAA cagaaaagaagaacagCAACAGCAAGAGCAACAGCAAcgacaacagcaacaacaacagaaaGCACAGAAAAGTGGGAACAGATTGAACGTCTCAAACGTGAAAGCTCGAATCAGTGCTTCTCCTAGACTTAATCGAAGGGCGAGCACTGCGACGTCCTCCGACATCGATTACATCGATGCCAGCCCTGAACCATCTACatcttaa
- the LOC124431347 gene encoding facilitated trehalose transporter Tret1-like, producing the protein MEETGMLNGALVRQDSKKLWQYFTSISVCLLAVGVGTAMAWTAPILPVLYETDNWLVITKDEGSWVGSLLALGAMLGALPSGKMADKLGRKKSLMLLAGPFLLSWLIIIVASSAWMLYVARLIVGTSIGATCVLVPTYISEVAETSTRGTLGAFFQLFLTAGILLVNALGSFVNYTTLAIICALVEVAFLATFFWMPESPQWLVNMERRPEAEVAMKVLRGDSYNPNEEITIIESAKEEASSRTSSFLDIFRTVGSRRAFICSCGGMLFQQLSGVNAVIFNTLEIFQAAGSSLPSDVAAIIVSLVQVIMSGAAAAIVDRAGRKPLLMFSSGMLAICLLALGIYFKKKDDGDDVSSLGWLPLASLTLFMIAFSIGLGPVPWMLTSELFTAELKGIVSSVAVMLNWFLVFCVTKLFPSMTEKLGMGGTFWFFAVIMVIATVLTYFILPETKGKSIREIQDELNGV; encoded by the exons ATGGAGGAAACAGGAATGCTAAACGGTGCACTCGTTCGTCAGGACAGCAAGAAACTCTGGCAATACTTCACTTCGATTTCCG tcTGCTTATTGGCTGTCGGTGTTGGAACAGCTATGGCATGGACGGCACCGATATTGCCTGTTCTATATGAAACTGACAATTGGTTGGTAATAACGAAGGACGAAGGCTCATGGGTTGGTTCGTTGTTAGCATTGGGAGCTATGTTGGGTGCTTTACCATCCGGCAAAATGGCAGACAAATTGGGCAGGAAGAAGTCCCTCATGTTGTTGGCCGGACCCTTTCTATTATCTTGGCTGATAATCATCGTAGCCTCCAGTGCCTGGATGCTCTACGTAGCCAGGCTGATCGTTGGTACTAGCATCGGTGCAACTTGCGTTTTGGTACCCACTTATATATCCGAAGTCGCAGAGACATCGACCAGAGGCACTCTCGGTGcttttttccaattatttcTTACAGCTGGAATATTATTAGTCAATGCGTTAGGCTCTTTTGTCAATTATACGACTTTGGCGATCATTTGTGCGCTCGTCGAAGTTGCCTTCCTGGCGACATTCTTTTGGATGCCTGAGTCACCACAATGGCTCGTC AATATGGAAAGAAGACCGGAAGCCGAAGTGGCGATGAAAGTACTCCGAGGCGATTCTTACAATCCCAACGAAGAGATAACGATTATAGAAAGTGCAAAGGAAGAAGCATCGTCCAGAACATCTTCCTTCCTTGATATCTTTCGCACGGTCGGATCTAGAAGAGCTTTTATATGCTCTTGCGGTGGTATGCTCTTCCAACAACTTTCCGGAGTAAACGCCGTTATTTTCAAcacattagaaatttttcaagcGGCTGGAAGTTCTTTACCTTCTGACGTAGCTGCGATAATTGTCTCATTGGTTCAG gTGATAATGTCCGGTGCAGCGGCAGCGATCGTGGACCGAGCTGGTAGAAAACCATTGCTCATGTTCTCTTCCGGAATGTTAGCTATTTGTCTCTTAGCATTaggtatttattttaaaaaaaaggacgatggCGATGACGTTAGCTCGTTAGGTTGGTTACCACTGGCTTCTCTGACTCTTTTCATGATTGCCTTTTCCATTGG GTTGGGCCCAGTGCCTTGGATGCTGACGAGCGAATTGTTCACTGCCGAGCTGAAAGGGATCGTCTCGAGTGTCGCTGTAATGTTAAATTGGTTTTTGGTCTTTTGTGTGACAAAACTTTTCCCATCGATGACAGAAAAACTAGGAATGGGTGGTACCTTTTGGTTCTTTGCTGTAATCATGGTGATCGCAACCGTCCTCACTTACTTTATATTGCCAGAAACAAAAGGGAAATCAATCAGGGAAATTCAAGACGAGTTGAATGGTGTTTGA
- the LOC124431350 gene encoding protein Star-like, with the protein MAGPGTASAGVGGGGGGQQATAASNLPANALLSYKRTWWRRVAPCLAFLAAFSTAMALLLVWSEAAALRRQAFDANMTRDYVLNSVSMDNPQLIAYIREVHFKPTTHQEFLNATQTSEEKYVASLTQNKREGVYIEYISRIGAMSSTAWLDSNLNWRGVLILTDPRSFFEAQKSSRNLKTRVLHSCLSTDKVIKEITYHQESEVQVTKLGEGPNSLVSSDESLPTTRLKCFPLYSVLLAYNVTTLDYLSLDSPDIQDGQVLDTIPWEIIRISVLSIRWSTHHSTAETKNLIEKLNSRRYKLVETTDTGKRIFIYSTLLKI; encoded by the exons ATGGCTGGGCCAGGAACGGCCTCAGCCGGAGTTGGAGGCGGAGGTGGTGGTCAACAAGCAACAGCGGCCTCAAATCTCCCTGCTAACGCTTTGTTAAGCTACAAGAGGACCTGGTGGCGAAGAGTGGCCCCCTGCTTGGCTTTTCTAGCAGCTTTTTCAACTGCCATGGCATTACTTCTCGTTTGGAGCGAAGCTGCTGCATTAAG GAGGCAAGCCTTCGACGCGAACATGACGAGGGACTACGTGCTTAACAGCGTCTCCATGGACAATCCTCAGCTGATCGCTTACATACGCGAGGTTCATTTTAAACCAACGACTCATCAAGAGTTCCTAAACGCGACGCAAACCTCCGAGGAGAAGTACGTTGCGAGTTTGACACAAAATAAACGCGAGGGTGTCTACATTGAATATATCAGCAGG aTAGGAGCAATGTCCAGTACAGCCTGGCTCGATTCGAATTTGAATTGGAGAGGCGTTTTGATCCTTACAGATCCTAGAAGTTTCTTCGAGGCTCAGAAAAGCAGTCGTAATTTAAAAACGAGAGTGCTTCATTCATGTCTGAGTACCGACAAAGTCATCAAAGAA ATAACGTATCATCAGGAATCCGAGGTCCAAGTTACCAAATTAGGCGAAGGACCGAACAGTCTTGTTTCGTCGGACGAGAGTTTGCCGACGACCAGATTGAAGTGTTTCCCTCTTTACAGTGTACTGCTGGCCTATAACGTCACAACTTTAGATTACCTGAGTCTCGATAGTCCGGACATTCAAGATGGCCag GTGTTAGACACGATCCCTTGGGAAATCATAAGGATATCTGTCCTTTCTATACGTTGGAGTACGCATCATAGCACAGCGGAAACGAAGAATCTCATTGAGAAGCTAAATAGCAGAAGATATAAACTCGTCGAAACGACGGACACAGGCAAAAGGATATTTATTTACAGCACCCTCTTAAAGATCTAA
- the LOC124431346 gene encoding serine/threonine-protein kinase 32A isoform X1, with amino-acid sequence MYFEIHWPRSNEEFSVGKCGSMKLPSGFPVYTGHHHSCHVSRVIKEKKWGPTNRTEAYLLQEKKVCIVQKRDRTGNMYAMKYVHKGECAERGALKNVAREVEILSKLEHPCLVNLWFSFQDEEDLFMVSDLLLGGDLRYHIQQKIEFSEESIVLFVAEIALALDYLQSHKIVHRDIKPDNILLDEEGHARVTDFNIATELEDGQLATSMSGTKPYIAPEIYMCSCEEYGVLGYGFAVDWWSLGILAWETLAGERPYSLHSTTSYREALRILQEERGKPSHWSSAICDLLDRLLTLAPGARVSTLKELKQIAVIRSLDFDKILNKQIKPPFAPPKDHLNCDPTFELEEMIIEAKPLHKKKKRLTKQRSIRAESTADDAVKFAEGDGMDLRRLAFIPEYRVYNREREMERLERERKEKQWEEELNTAMMGADETANRKEEQQQQEQQQRQQQQQQKAQKSGNRLNVSNVKARISASPRLNRRASTATSSDIDYIDASPEPSTS; translated from the exons ATGTACTTCGAAATCCATTGGCCGAGATCCAATGAAGAATTCAGTGTGGGAAAATGTGGAAGTATGAAACTTCCGAGTGGATTTCCAGTTTATACGGGCCACCACCACTCGTGTCACGTTTCGAGAGtcattaaggaaaaaaaatgggggCCAACCAATCGAACAGAAGCGTACCTACTCCAGGAGAAGAAG GTTTGCATAGTGCAAAAGAGAGACCGTACAGGCAACATGTATGCGATGAAATACGTCCACAAAGGAGAATGTGCTGAGAGAGGAGCATTAAAAAATGTCGCGAGAGAGGTCGAAATTCTTTCCAAATTGGAACATCCGTGTCTGGTGAATCTGTGGTTCAGTTTCCAAG ACGAAGAGGACCTGTTTATGGTATCGGATTTGTTGTTGGGTGGCGACTTGCGGTATCACATACAACAGAAAATCGAATTCTCCGAGGAAAGCATAGTTCTTTTCGTCGCAGAgatcgctctcgctctcgacTATCTACAAAGTCATAAGATTGTTCACAGAGACATCAAACCTGACAATATCCTGTTGGACGAGGAGG GGCATGCACGCGTGACGGACTTCAATATTGCCACTGAATTGGAGGATGGACAGTTGGCAACTTCGATGTCAGGCACGAAGCCGTACATAG CGCCAGAGATTTACATGTGCTCGTGCGAGGAATACGGTGTCCTTGGCTATGGATTTGCCGTCGATTGGTGGAGTTTGGGAATTCTCGCTTGGGAGACTTTGGCCGGTGAACGTCCTTATTCTCTTCACTCAACGACTTCTTACAGAGAAGCTCTGAGGATTTTGCAG GAAGAAAGGGGAAAGCCATCTCACTGGAGTTCTGCAATATGCGACCTCTTAGACAGATTGTTAACTTTAGCACCAGGTGCTAGGGTCTCGACTTTAAAGGAACTCAAGCAGATTGCAGTGATAAGAAGTTTGgactttgataaaatattgaacAAACAGATAAAACCGCCCTTTGCGCCACCAAAGGATCATCTCAATTGCGATCCCACGTTCGAACTCGAGGAGATGATTATCGAGGCGAAGCCAttgcataagaaaaaaaaacgtttgaCCAAACAAAG ATCCATCAGAGCCGAGTCGACGGCAGACGATGCTGTGAAATTTGCGGAAGGTGACGGTATGGATCTAAGAAGATTGGCCTTTATCCCAGAATATCGCGTGTACAATcgtgaaagagaaatggagagatTGGAGAGGGAACGAAAGGAGAAACAATGGGAGGAGGAACTGAACACTGCCATGATGGGTGCCGATGAGACGGCAAA cagaaaagaagaacagCAACAGCAAGAGCAACAGCAAcgacaacagcaacaacaacagaaaGCACAGAAAAGTGGGAACAGATTGAACGTCTCAAACGTGAAAGCTCGAATCAGTGCTTCTCCTAGACTTAATCGAAGGGCGAGCACTGCGACGTCCTCCGACATCGATTACATCGATGCCAGCCCTGAACCATCTACatcttaa
- the LOC124431346 gene encoding serine/threonine-protein kinase 32A isoform X5, whose translation MYAMKYVHKGECAERGALKNVAREVEILSKLEHPCLVNLWFSFQDEEDLFMVSDLLLGGDLRYHIQQKIEFSEESIVLFVAEIALALDYLQSHKIVHRDIKPDNILLDEEGHARVTDFNIATELEDGQLATSMSGTKPYIAPEIYMCSCEEYGVLGYGFAVDWWSLGILAWETLAGERPYSLHSTTSYREALRILQEERGKPSHWSSAICDLLDRLLTLAPGARVSTLKELKQIAVIRSLDFDKILNKQIKPPFAPPKDHLNCDPTFELEEMIIEAKPLHKKKKRLTKQRSIRAESTADDAVKFAEGDGMDLRRLAFIPEYRVYNREREMERLERERKEKQWEEELNTAMMGADETANRKEEQQQQEQQQRQQQQQQKAQKSGNRLNVSNVKARISASPRLNRRASTATSSDIDYIDASPEPSTS comes from the exons ATGTATGCGATGAAATACGTCCACAAAGGAGAATGTGCTGAGAGAGGAGCATTAAAAAATGTCGCGAGAGAGGTCGAAATTCTTTCCAAATTGGAACATCCGTGTCTGGTGAATCTGTGGTTCAGTTTCCAAG ACGAAGAGGACCTGTTTATGGTATCGGATTTGTTGTTGGGTGGCGACTTGCGGTATCACATACAACAGAAAATCGAATTCTCCGAGGAAAGCATAGTTCTTTTCGTCGCAGAgatcgctctcgctctcgacTATCTACAAAGTCATAAGATTGTTCACAGAGACATCAAACCTGACAATATCCTGTTGGACGAGGAGG GGCATGCACGCGTGACGGACTTCAATATTGCCACTGAATTGGAGGATGGACAGTTGGCAACTTCGATGTCAGGCACGAAGCCGTACATAG CGCCAGAGATTTACATGTGCTCGTGCGAGGAATACGGTGTCCTTGGCTATGGATTTGCCGTCGATTGGTGGAGTTTGGGAATTCTCGCTTGGGAGACTTTGGCCGGTGAACGTCCTTATTCTCTTCACTCAACGACTTCTTACAGAGAAGCTCTGAGGATTTTGCAG GAAGAAAGGGGAAAGCCATCTCACTGGAGTTCTGCAATATGCGACCTCTTAGACAGATTGTTAACTTTAGCACCAGGTGCTAGGGTCTCGACTTTAAAGGAACTCAAGCAGATTGCAGTGATAAGAAGTTTGgactttgataaaatattgaacAAACAGATAAAACCGCCCTTTGCGCCACCAAAGGATCATCTCAATTGCGATCCCACGTTCGAACTCGAGGAGATGATTATCGAGGCGAAGCCAttgcataagaaaaaaaaacgtttgaCCAAACAAAG ATCCATCAGAGCCGAGTCGACGGCAGACGATGCTGTGAAATTTGCGGAAGGTGACGGTATGGATCTAAGAAGATTGGCCTTTATCCCAGAATATCGCGTGTACAATcgtgaaagagaaatggagagatTGGAGAGGGAACGAAAGGAGAAACAATGGGAGGAGGAACTGAACACTGCCATGATGGGTGCCGATGAGACGGCAAA cagaaaagaagaacagCAACAGCAAGAGCAACAGCAAcgacaacagcaacaacaacagaaaGCACAGAAAAGTGGGAACAGATTGAACGTCTCAAACGTGAAAGCTCGAATCAGTGCTTCTCCTAGACTTAATCGAAGGGCGAGCACTGCGACGTCCTCCGACATCGATTACATCGATGCCAGCCCTGAACCATCTACatcttaa
- the LOC124431346 gene encoding serine/threonine-protein kinase 32A isoform X2 translates to MYFEIHWPRSNEEFSVGKCGSMKLPSGFPVYTGHHHSCHVSRVIKEKKWGPTNRTEAYLLQEKKVCIVQKRDRTGNMYAMKYVHKGECAERGALKNVAREVEILSKLEHPCLVNLWFSFQDEEDLFMVSDLLLGGDLRYHIQQKIEFSEESIVLFVAEIALALDYLQSHKIVHRDIKPDNILLDEEGHARVTDFNIATELEDGQLATSMSGTKPYIAPEIYMCSCEEYGVLGYGFAVDWWSLGILAWETLAGERPYSLHSTTSYREALRILQEERGKPSHWSSAICDLLDRLLTLAPGARVSTLKELKQIAVIRSLDFDKILNKQIKPPFAPPKDHLNCDPTFELEEMIIEAKPLHKKKKRLTKQRSIRAESTADDAVKFAEGDGMDLRRLAFIPEYRVYNREREMERLERERKEKQWEEELNTAMMGADETAKKEEQQQQEQQQRQQQQQQKAQKSGNRLNVSNVKARISASPRLNRRASTATSSDIDYIDASPEPSTS, encoded by the exons ATGTACTTCGAAATCCATTGGCCGAGATCCAATGAAGAATTCAGTGTGGGAAAATGTGGAAGTATGAAACTTCCGAGTGGATTTCCAGTTTATACGGGCCACCACCACTCGTGTCACGTTTCGAGAGtcattaaggaaaaaaaatgggggCCAACCAATCGAACAGAAGCGTACCTACTCCAGGAGAAGAAG GTTTGCATAGTGCAAAAGAGAGACCGTACAGGCAACATGTATGCGATGAAATACGTCCACAAAGGAGAATGTGCTGAGAGAGGAGCATTAAAAAATGTCGCGAGAGAGGTCGAAATTCTTTCCAAATTGGAACATCCGTGTCTGGTGAATCTGTGGTTCAGTTTCCAAG ACGAAGAGGACCTGTTTATGGTATCGGATTTGTTGTTGGGTGGCGACTTGCGGTATCACATACAACAGAAAATCGAATTCTCCGAGGAAAGCATAGTTCTTTTCGTCGCAGAgatcgctctcgctctcgacTATCTACAAAGTCATAAGATTGTTCACAGAGACATCAAACCTGACAATATCCTGTTGGACGAGGAGG GGCATGCACGCGTGACGGACTTCAATATTGCCACTGAATTGGAGGATGGACAGTTGGCAACTTCGATGTCAGGCACGAAGCCGTACATAG CGCCAGAGATTTACATGTGCTCGTGCGAGGAATACGGTGTCCTTGGCTATGGATTTGCCGTCGATTGGTGGAGTTTGGGAATTCTCGCTTGGGAGACTTTGGCCGGTGAACGTCCTTATTCTCTTCACTCAACGACTTCTTACAGAGAAGCTCTGAGGATTTTGCAG GAAGAAAGGGGAAAGCCATCTCACTGGAGTTCTGCAATATGCGACCTCTTAGACAGATTGTTAACTTTAGCACCAGGTGCTAGGGTCTCGACTTTAAAGGAACTCAAGCAGATTGCAGTGATAAGAAGTTTGgactttgataaaatattgaacAAACAGATAAAACCGCCCTTTGCGCCACCAAAGGATCATCTCAATTGCGATCCCACGTTCGAACTCGAGGAGATGATTATCGAGGCGAAGCCAttgcataagaaaaaaaaacgtttgaCCAAACAAAG ATCCATCAGAGCCGAGTCGACGGCAGACGATGCTGTGAAATTTGCGGAAGGTGACGGTATGGATCTAAGAAGATTGGCCTTTATCCCAGAATATCGCGTGTACAATcgtgaaagagaaatggagagatTGGAGAGGGAACGAAAGGAGAAACAATGGGAGGAGGAACTGAACACTGCCATGATGGGTGCCGATGAGACGGCAAA aaaagaagaacagCAACAGCAAGAGCAACAGCAAcgacaacagcaacaacaacagaaaGCACAGAAAAGTGGGAACAGATTGAACGTCTCAAACGTGAAAGCTCGAATCAGTGCTTCTCCTAGACTTAATCGAAGGGCGAGCACTGCGACGTCCTCCGACATCGATTACATCGATGCCAGCCCTGAACCATCTACatcttaa
- the LOC124431346 gene encoding serine/threonine-protein kinase 32B isoform X6 — MCNVNLLVKMFTVLYSNVLLLDGTSKAIDEEDLFMVSDLLLGGDLRYHIQQKIEFSEESIVLFVAEIALALDYLQSHKIVHRDIKPDNILLDEEGHARVTDFNIATELEDGQLATSMSGTKPYIAPEIYMCSCEEYGVLGYGFAVDWWSLGILAWETLAGERPYSLHSTTSYREALRILQEERGKPSHWSSAICDLLDRLLTLAPGARVSTLKELKQIAVIRSLDFDKILNKQIKPPFAPPKDHLNCDPTFELEEMIIEAKPLHKKKKRLTKQRSIRAESTADDAVKFAEGDGMDLRRLAFIPEYRVYNREREMERLERERKEKQWEEELNTAMMGADETANRKEEQQQQEQQQRQQQQQQKAQKSGNRLNVSNVKARISASPRLNRRASTATSSDIDYIDASPEPSTS; from the exons ATGTGCAACGTGAACTTATTGGTGAAAATGTTTACCGTATTATATTCTAACGTGCTATTATTAGATGGGACATCAAAAGCCATAG ACGAAGAGGACCTGTTTATGGTATCGGATTTGTTGTTGGGTGGCGACTTGCGGTATCACATACAACAGAAAATCGAATTCTCCGAGGAAAGCATAGTTCTTTTCGTCGCAGAgatcgctctcgctctcgacTATCTACAAAGTCATAAGATTGTTCACAGAGACATCAAACCTGACAATATCCTGTTGGACGAGGAGG GGCATGCACGCGTGACGGACTTCAATATTGCCACTGAATTGGAGGATGGACAGTTGGCAACTTCGATGTCAGGCACGAAGCCGTACATAG CGCCAGAGATTTACATGTGCTCGTGCGAGGAATACGGTGTCCTTGGCTATGGATTTGCCGTCGATTGGTGGAGTTTGGGAATTCTCGCTTGGGAGACTTTGGCCGGTGAACGTCCTTATTCTCTTCACTCAACGACTTCTTACAGAGAAGCTCTGAGGATTTTGCAG GAAGAAAGGGGAAAGCCATCTCACTGGAGTTCTGCAATATGCGACCTCTTAGACAGATTGTTAACTTTAGCACCAGGTGCTAGGGTCTCGACTTTAAAGGAACTCAAGCAGATTGCAGTGATAAGAAGTTTGgactttgataaaatattgaacAAACAGATAAAACCGCCCTTTGCGCCACCAAAGGATCATCTCAATTGCGATCCCACGTTCGAACTCGAGGAGATGATTATCGAGGCGAAGCCAttgcataagaaaaaaaaacgtttgaCCAAACAAAG ATCCATCAGAGCCGAGTCGACGGCAGACGATGCTGTGAAATTTGCGGAAGGTGACGGTATGGATCTAAGAAGATTGGCCTTTATCCCAGAATATCGCGTGTACAATcgtgaaagagaaatggagagatTGGAGAGGGAACGAAAGGAGAAACAATGGGAGGAGGAACTGAACACTGCCATGATGGGTGCCGATGAGACGGCAAA cagaaaagaagaacagCAACAGCAAGAGCAACAGCAAcgacaacagcaacaacaacagaaaGCACAGAAAAGTGGGAACAGATTGAACGTCTCAAACGTGAAAGCTCGAATCAGTGCTTCTCCTAGACTTAATCGAAGGGCGAGCACTGCGACGTCCTCCGACATCGATTACATCGATGCCAGCCCTGAACCATCTACatcttaa
- the LOC124431346 gene encoding serine/threonine-protein kinase 32B isoform X4, which translates to MYFEIHWPRSNEEFSVGKCGSMKLPSGFPVYTGHHHSCHVSRVIKEKKWGPTNRTEAYLLQEKKVCIVQKRDRTGNMYAMKYVHKGECAERGALKNVAREVEILSKLEHPCLVNLWFSFQGHARVTDFNIATELEDGQLATSMSGTKPYIAPEIYMCSCEEYGVLGYGFAVDWWSLGILAWETLAGERPYSLHSTTSYREALRILQEERGKPSHWSSAICDLLDRLLTLAPGARVSTLKELKQIAVIRSLDFDKILNKQIKPPFAPPKDHLNCDPTFELEEMIIEAKPLHKKKKRLTKQRSIRAESTADDAVKFAEGDGMDLRRLAFIPEYRVYNREREMERLERERKEKQWEEELNTAMMGADETANRKEEQQQQEQQQRQQQQQQKAQKSGNRLNVSNVKARISASPRLNRRASTATSSDIDYIDASPEPSTS; encoded by the exons ATGTACTTCGAAATCCATTGGCCGAGATCCAATGAAGAATTCAGTGTGGGAAAATGTGGAAGTATGAAACTTCCGAGTGGATTTCCAGTTTATACGGGCCACCACCACTCGTGTCACGTTTCGAGAGtcattaaggaaaaaaaatgggggCCAACCAATCGAACAGAAGCGTACCTACTCCAGGAGAAGAAG GTTTGCATAGTGCAAAAGAGAGACCGTACAGGCAACATGTATGCGATGAAATACGTCCACAAAGGAGAATGTGCTGAGAGAGGAGCATTAAAAAATGTCGCGAGAGAGGTCGAAATTCTTTCCAAATTGGAACATCCGTGTCTGGTGAATCTGTGGTTCAGTTTCCAAG GGCATGCACGCGTGACGGACTTCAATATTGCCACTGAATTGGAGGATGGACAGTTGGCAACTTCGATGTCAGGCACGAAGCCGTACATAG CGCCAGAGATTTACATGTGCTCGTGCGAGGAATACGGTGTCCTTGGCTATGGATTTGCCGTCGATTGGTGGAGTTTGGGAATTCTCGCTTGGGAGACTTTGGCCGGTGAACGTCCTTATTCTCTTCACTCAACGACTTCTTACAGAGAAGCTCTGAGGATTTTGCAG GAAGAAAGGGGAAAGCCATCTCACTGGAGTTCTGCAATATGCGACCTCTTAGACAGATTGTTAACTTTAGCACCAGGTGCTAGGGTCTCGACTTTAAAGGAACTCAAGCAGATTGCAGTGATAAGAAGTTTGgactttgataaaatattgaacAAACAGATAAAACCGCCCTTTGCGCCACCAAAGGATCATCTCAATTGCGATCCCACGTTCGAACTCGAGGAGATGATTATCGAGGCGAAGCCAttgcataagaaaaaaaaacgtttgaCCAAACAAAG ATCCATCAGAGCCGAGTCGACGGCAGACGATGCTGTGAAATTTGCGGAAGGTGACGGTATGGATCTAAGAAGATTGGCCTTTATCCCAGAATATCGCGTGTACAATcgtgaaagagaaatggagagatTGGAGAGGGAACGAAAGGAGAAACAATGGGAGGAGGAACTGAACACTGCCATGATGGGTGCCGATGAGACGGCAAA cagaaaagaagaacagCAACAGCAAGAGCAACAGCAAcgacaacagcaacaacaacagaaaGCACAGAAAAGTGGGAACAGATTGAACGTCTCAAACGTGAAAGCTCGAATCAGTGCTTCTCCTAGACTTAATCGAAGGGCGAGCACTGCGACGTCCTCCGACATCGATTACATCGATGCCAGCCCTGAACCATCTACatcttaa